Genomic DNA from Oncorhynchus clarkii lewisi isolate Uvic-CL-2024 chromosome 5, UVic_Ocla_1.0, whole genome shotgun sequence:
TTTAAAGCCATGCTATAAAAGACAagaaacactgtttttattctgaTAGGATACCATGATACATGAACTACCTTTCTAATACTTCCTGGTTGTCTTAGATATTATTTTTCAAAATTGCATATGCAGTATTTGTTATGTataagttatttaaaaaaaatcctaaacACATTGAACCCTCTCAGCAGGTGCATTGTGAAGGCATCAAGGCATATggccacatacagtgcattcggaaagtattcaaaccccttgactttttccacattttgttacgttacggccaaattctaaaattgttttaattattattattttttactcatctatctacacacaatactccataatgacaaagcgaaaacaggtttttagatatgtgtgaaaaaaacaaaaacagaaataccttatttacataagaattcagaccctttgctatgagactcgaaatcgaGTTCACATGCATTCTGTTTCTgttcatcatccttgagatgtttctgctacttgattgtagtccacatgtggtaaattcaattgattggacatgatttggaaaggcacacacctgtctatataaggtcccacagttgacaatgcatgtcagagcaaaaaccaagccatgaggtcgaagaaattgtctgtagagctccgagacacgaacatgtcgaggcacagatctggggaagggtaccaaaaaatgtgtgcaacattgaaggtccacaagaacacagtggcctccatcattctaaatggaagatgtttggaaccaccaagactcttcctagagctggccgcccggccaaaatgagcaataggggaagaagggccttggtcagggaggtgaccatgaacccgagctccagagttcctctgtggaggtaggagagccttccagaaggacaaccatctctgcagccctccaccaatcaggcctttatggtagaatggccagacggaagccactcctcagtaaaaggcacatgactgcccgattggagtttgcctaaaggcacctaaagactcagaccatgagaaacatgattctctggtctgatgaaaccaagattgaactctttggtctgaatgccaagcttcacgtctggaggaaacctggcaccatccctacggtgaagcatggtggtggaagcatcatgcggTTGGTATGTTTTTCAGccgcagagactgggagactagtcaggatcgaggcaaagatgaccggagcaaagtacagaaagatccttgatgaatacctgctccagaacgctcaggacctcagactggtgtgaaggttcaccttccaacagaacaatgaccctaagcacacagccaagacaacacaggagtggcttcgggacaagtctctgaatgttgttgagtggcccagccagagtccggacttgaacccaatcgaacatctctggagagacctgaaaatagctgtgcagcaacgttccccatcgaacctgacatagcttgagaggatataCAGAAAAAGAATGGGagatactccccaaatacagatgtgccaagcttgtagcgtcataccgaagaagactcgaggctgtaatcgctgccaaaggtgcttcaacaaaatactgagtaaagggtctgaatacttatttaaatgtgatatttaagtagttttttgtatagttttgtaaaaatgtctaaaaatctgttttttctttgtcattatggggtattgtatgtagattgatgagggaaaaaaactatttaatcaattttagaatttggctgtaacgtaacaaaatgtggaaaaaatcaaggggtttgaatactttccgaatgcactttacaCAGTGtgactgctctgctctctgtgcTTGAAGGGTAACGTTATCTGGCAGTGTCTCACATTGGATATCATTCTGCCGGTCACTTACTGAAGCTAACTTAACATCAGTATCAAtgcagaacgagagagaaaggagagagagagaataaagaaagAGATACAGATTAAATACCACTCACGGCTTTACATCATTCGCCAGCTAGGACAGTGCCGTTAGCAGTCGCTAATTTAGTGTAGATTCCCTTTTAAAGATATTGACATTTGGTAATTGGTAGTCTGAGATTGATTTCTACAGCAGAGCAGCagcatctctctcccttttttctctctctctctctagacattATCAGTGAGATGAAATTGCTGTCTTTTTTTTACAaggagagaaggcagagaaagaagtgtattatattgtaaaatattaaatatgtaaaatatgtatatactgtatatacagtataagtcCATCCTTCTAGATGAATTGTGTTATGATATATTCACCATAGTAAACTGACATATTATCTAAATGGTTCGATTACTAAGGATCCACACAAAAGATAATCAATAAGACTGTTGAATGAACTACCTGTCAGTATGGTAAAATGTAATTATTATACAGGTTGAATAAACTAACTTGCAAATAGGCGTACAGGAAAATTCAATGAACATGTTCCAATAATTCTAAAATAAAATATCGGTATAGCCTTCAGTGGGGTTGGAAGCAAGGACTGTTTTATCTCAGATGCTGCGAGAGGTTAGTCAATTGGAAGGACTATATAGTGTTTCCCTGTATAAATGTCAGAACTATGGTTCGTTTACACGGATTTCACTGTGATTCGCCATCTGTTGGTTTTTAATTATtataatgttttaaaatgtaacctttatttaactaggcaagtcagttacatatatatataaacacactgaCAACACAGAGGACGTCCACGGAATGTCCAGCAATAACGAGGATCTCTTTAGATGAAGGAGCGGTGATGTATGATAATCATAGTGTATCTTTGAAGGTTGTTGAGGTCAGATGGCATAAGGTAAAGTCATGCTATCAGATTGCATTGGACTCACACATACCGTGTGTAGCATATAGTTCCAAGCCCATACACGTCAAATGTGTACTATGAAAATCtctgtctcaaatcaaatcaaattgtatttggcCGAATACAAACTTACAGTGAaataaatgcttacttacaggcccttaaccaacaatgctttaagaagttaagaagaaaaaaattaagtgtttaagtaaaaaatatataaaataaaagtaacaaataattaaagagcagcagtaaaataacaagtgagagtatataaagggggtactggtacacAGTCAATATGCTgggacaccggttagtcgaggtaattgaggtaatatgtacatgtaggtagagttaaagtgactatgcatacaagataaacagagagtagcagcagcgtaaaagaggggtctgggtagccctttgattaggtgtttaggagtcttatggcttggggggtagaagctgttaagaagccttttggacctagacttggtgctccgataccgcttgccgtgcggtagcagagagaacagtcaatgacttggGTGTCCGTGGTGTGTCCGTGCATCAGTTGCACTGAAGGTTGTTCAGTGCAATTTTGTGAATGATGACTATCTGTGGGTGTTGTTGGTTAGTCGTGCTGTTTTCACTGAGTGAGTGGCCTCTGGTTAAACTGCAGAATCAGACTATTTGTATTATTTCAACACATAATAAAATCATCAAAGTGTGGTGGCAAATTGCAAATTGGCCGTCTCTTCCTCTTAGACCCTGTAATCTCCTACACATTTCTTACAATGAACCAGAGTGAACCAAAGGACCTGCTAACCAACTAATGTGTCCATGTGACTGGACTTCAGGGAGTGGAGCTCAGAACAGAAAACTCAATTATCATGTTAGAATTCTGCATGAAAACAATCTATTCTAGAAATTAGAGGTATTCCTATCAGATGACTTGCGTTACAGGGGTAATCTCATTTGGAACAACCACCCCCCTTCTTTGAATGTTATCAAATGTTTACAAAGTGCTTAATGTGTCTAAATGCAATCAGAGAAACCATTGGTAATTGTGTGTCCGCCCGGCGTCATGCAGCACCCAGTGCTTTACCGTCGGTTGCCTTGATGTTACTGGGGATCAGAGACTATATGTGCCTTAACAAACCTTAGCTCCACtttggaatgtgtttgtgtgaaagACCAGGGTTCGAATCCACAAGACTGGGTAGCCTAATGAGCTAAATCCCAGGCATTAGTTTGGGGAGTTTCCTTTCCACATAAGCTCCACATATGACATCTTTCtagttttgtgtctgtgtctccttAGCAGTAACTGCTGTTGTTTCTTACCATGCCCTACAGTGGCACGTCTATTAGGACCCTGTTTTGCTACATCCTGCAAGGGGCCTTCAAACTTTAGGAAGCTCACAAAGACTCCTTTCTCCTCTGTGTTGCTCTTCTTTATCCTCAGCCCCAGGGCACAGCAGAGCCCTCAAACCCCAGTATTGTCTGACCAAAACCACATATTACATTTGCTCTGCATAACCCATTTCATTGAGCTGTGCTGCAGGAATTCCTTGCTGGGTCATTCATCTATGTACATGGTTTAGATGCAAAGAAAGCCAGTGAAGGATAATATTAAGGAAGTTAGATATATTTCATGTTTGCCATTCATTTCTCTTCTGTATGCCTTGGTGTCGTGTTGGGGATGTTGACAGGGATTGttgcagagagagaaatggggatgTTTGGGACATTTGCTCCGAGCGATCTCTGGATTTCTGCCTGTATCTGTAATGTTCTGAAGCTCATTAGGAATTCTGGGCTTTCCCATCAGGAATGTCAATTGAATGGAGCTGAATGGAAACCAAGAGGCTTCTATATCCACTCCAACAATTAACAATGAATAAGAAAACCCATTTTTAAGAACTCTCCACAAGCCTAGCAATTCACTGATCACACTGTTTGGTGATCCACTGTCTCCAAATGCTAACTTATTAATGCTAACTTATTATTCAAATGTTAGCATTTGGATACAGGGGCCAGGTAAACAAAAGCAAAGTGTGGATTATGtcttaccttgtccatagactgcgtACAGGGTAAGGAAAGTAATATATCactttgtaatttgggtgaactactCCTTTAATTTGGACCTATTTCCAAAATGATGGCATAGTTATTTGAGTTCCCACAACAATTCTACAGTAGGCCTAGCTGTTATGCAGTTGTCTCTTATTTCCATACACTCTATGACCCACAGTTATCATCCCCCATTTAACCCGTTAGCCGCTCTGTAAATATTTGATTCATTTCAAAGAAGGTCCAGTTGTCCCAAATTGCATTTACTGAAACCAGAGTCATCTGGTAGGAATTAATTTGGCTAATCTCCCAGACAGGATAGAGTGTTGTCCAAGCGGAATTATTCTGATACAATCAAATTAAGCCTTTGCATCCCCATTCTGATGGGAAGACAGCTGCTGAGAGATtcgttttttaaaatgtattttcaccATGCCAAATCTCTTCTGATAATGGCAGCATGTGGTTAACTGACTGTTGTGTTTAGATGTAGGCCTAACAGGTCACTACCATTTCTCCTGACCGATATGCCTATTGATGTGACATAAGACCCTTCTTCACTTTTTAAGCCCACCAATCCTACTCAATGggaaaaaactggttgaatcaacattgtttccacgtaatttcaaccccaaaaatcaatgtgatgattgatgttgaatcaatgtggaaaactgattagaATTACAAAAAGTAATCAAAGCATTTcgttttaacctaaatccaatgacatagtgaatttagaaaaaaaattcacgttgaattcacgttagttgacaactcaacaaaatgtaaatcaaaactagatgttgaacttgacgtctgtgcccagtgggtaactTGATTACATTTGACTGAGGTTAGTTCTGTGTAACTCAATGGAGTTTATCAGAAGAGACCTCTACCTAAGTAATCCCAATTACGAAACCTTACTGGAAGTTTACGTAGGTTTGGGGGCCAGTTTGTGAGCAAATTTTCCACACTACAGTAAATCTTGAACCGCACAGCAAGGTCATGGCAACAGAGATGCAATAGATATCTAATGCAGTCATCAAAAGTCATGATAGCATCAGTAAATCATGAAGGGGACACATCTCTCGTTCCAAGTCtgtgtcaaatggcaccctactccctttatagtgctctactttggaCCATGGcctggtagtgcactatgtagggaatagggatgcATTTTGAGACAGTCGTACAGTCTCTGAGCATAACTGTCTGATCCCCTGCTGTGTCCATCTCCTGGCTCTTGTCTGCCCAGCCTCCGTGTCCCAGTGGCCTGGCATCTGTTTGGCAGGCACACAGAGTCACCCAGAGTCACCCAGAGTCTAAAGTTCACCCTGCCTTTTGAGTGGTTTACTGTGTCTGCTAGGCTGGATAGCTGTCTGTCCGTGTGCTTGGTGTCAGGGCCTGCTCTAccagtgtatagtgtatagtgtatagtatatatagtgtgtgtgtgtgtgtgtgtgtgtgtgtgtgtgtgtgtgtgggacagcgGGACACCATAAACACTGTCATTATACACTGTGTGTGTAGCCTGCCCCAAACTCTGCCTGcaacactctgtctgtctgtctgtctgtactgtctgtctgtctgtctgtctgtctgtctgtagtgtgcATTTCTTTCTCTCATCCTAACAGCACTTCCCTGCTGTGTGTAAATGAGTTCTGTACTGTACCGTGTGTGTCCAGGTGTGTGCATTCATATCTGTTGTTTGTGTGTGACTCAATTCACCATGTTCCAGGGACAGAAGCAGCTACACAGACaggcaggacagacaggacagacaggcaggacagacaggcaggacagacaggacagacaggcaggacagacaggcaggacagacaggacagacaggacagacagacaagacagacaggacagacaggacagagaggacaggcaggacagacagacaggacagacaggacagacaggacagacaggacagacaggacagacaggacagacagacagggcagacGGAACAGGCAGGTCACCAGTGTAGGTTCCTCACTCACCCCTCACATGAGGAGGATTTCAGGCTTCTGGTTTCATAGTAAAATTAGGATGACATCAGGGGAGTCACACAGGTCACTGCAGGACACCCTACTGTCCCCACTGTCCTCACTGTCCTCACTGTCCATACTGTCCTCACTGTCCATACTGTCCCCACTGtccatactgtccatactgtcccGACTGTCCCCTCTGTCCCCACTGTCCTCACTGTCCCCACTGTCCATACTGTCCCCACTGTCCCCACTGTCCATACTGTCCCGACCGTCCCCTCTGTTCCCACTGTCCATACTGTCCTCACTGTCCCCACTGTCCATACTGTCCCCACTGTCCCCACTGTCCATACTGTCCCCACTGTCCCTACTGTCCCCACTGtccatactgtccatactgtcccTACTGTCCCCTCTGTCcctactgtccatactgtccccactgtcccctctctccccactgtcCTCACTGTCCATACTGTCCCAACTGTCCCCACTGTCCCCTCTGTCCATACTGTCCCTACTGTCCCGACTGTCCCCTCTGTCCCCACTGTCCATACTGTCCTCACTGTCCCACTGTCCATACTGTCCCTACTGTCCCGACTGTCCCCTCTGTCCTCACTGTCCTCACTGTCCATACTGTCCTCACTGTCCATACTGTCCCCACTGTCCTCACTGTCCATACTGTCCCCACTGtccatactgtccatactgttcTGACTGTCCCCTCTGTCCCCACTGTCCATACTGTCCTCACTGTCCCCATTGTCCAGACTGTCCCCACTGTCCCTACTGTCcccactgtccatactgtcttctCTGTCCATACTGTCCATACTTTCCCTACTGTCCCGTCTGTCCTTACTGTCCCCTCTGTCCCTATGGTCCATACTGTCCCCACTGTCCCTACTGTCCCCTCTGTCCCCACTGTCCTCACTGTCCATACTGTCCCTACTGTCCCAACTGTCCCGACTGTCCCCACTGTCCATACTGTCCCACTGTCCATACTGTCCCTACTGTCCCGACTGTCCCCTCTGTCCCCACTGTCCCCACTGTCCTCACTGTCCCCACTGTCCCCACAATACACAGAGCCCCTACTGTCCCCACTGTCCATACTGTCCCCACTGTCCATACTGTCCCGACTGTCACCTCTGTCCCCACTGTCCTCACTGTCCATACTGTCCCGACTGTCACCTCTGTCCCCACTGTCTTCACTGTCCCCACAATACACAGAGCCCCTACTGTCCCCACTGTCCCCACAATACGCACTGTCCCCACTGACCCTACTGTTCCCACAATACACACTGTCCCCACTGTTCCCAGAATACACACCGCACCCACCCTACTGTCCCCACTGTCTCCACAATACACACCGCACCCACCCTACTGTCCCCACTGTCTCCACAATACACACCGCACCCACCCTACTGTCCCCACTGTCTCCACAATACACACTTCAGCATGTCCCTAATGTGTTAAAACGGGACATCTGGACTGTATTAATAAAGTGTGTCAGAGTAagagggctgatctaggatcactgtccatgtaatctgatttattatgatctaaaaggcaaaactgattctagatcagtgctcctgctctgagacactttatgaatacaaGCCCTGATAATGATCAAGATGATGCATAATTGATGCTGTGATATTTTCTAGCAGAAGGCCAATCAGAGCAACCATTACTGAATCAAACCTGTTATAGCACTGAAAcacaggagaacagaacagaggtagagatagaggagaacagaacagagtgtgGCTTCAAAGAAGTGGTTGTGTTGTGTAGCTTTGGAAACTGTTGGCGCTAGCGCTGAGTTGTGGCCCCTCCCTGGTAGGATCATTTGTTTCTGATGGTGAACGCTTCTTGTTTCCCGGTCTCTGGCAGGACCAAATTAAGAGGTGCACTCAGGATGGATGAGTGTTAGGTGAATGAGGGATTGGAGGACAGGCCAGATTTGTCCAGGTTTTGTTTCTTCTTTTTCTTTCCCTCCTTTCTTCAACTGCAGGCTATCAGACAGATGTGCCTGAAGGAAAAcagtgtttgtttagtgttttcctcCTTGGTGTTGCTATCTCAATTTCCTTTTACACAACAAATCAAGAAATACACAACAAGGCTACTGATAGTGAAATACTTGGAAATGCCAGGAAACTGTGCTTGGAATTCAGAATATCTCCATAATGTTAACATACTTGACTTAGATTTTTGAATGGGGTAAAGCAGAGGGGAATAGCTGGCCTACGATCTAGGACACAGCAAGAGTCAACTATACcatttgtgagtgtgtgagagagagaaaagaagacacatagagacagagagaaaaaaaaacagactggaaagagagagacagagaagaagaaaggTAGGTGTCAGTTGCCACCAACATTGTGACAAGTGGGGAACAACTTCCTGCCTGTGTTTACTGGCTATGATGGAGCTGGATGCCCTGAGGAGCCTATAGGATTGCTAGCTGGGGCCCGAGCAGCggacaggtcagaggtcacaggtCAGGGTCGGCCCAGATGAAATACTTCATACGCTGCTAGATTTCCTGCCTGGCCAGACGGGTTAGGTCACCAAATAGATATTGATTGTGTCTAACAATGTCTAACACGTCCCATGGAGGGGCTTGTGTGGTGTTGCTGTTATGGTGAGGTCGGGGGAGGGGGATTGTCTCAAAACCACCACAGAgccacgggagagagagagaaagagagagagagagagagagagagagagagaaagggagagagagagagagagagagagagagagagagagagagaaagaacgagagagacagacaccatATCTTAGAGAGCATTTTGTGCTTGCTATGACCAGTCCACATTTAATTTGATAAACAATCAGCTGTGAAATTAGATGTAAGTGTACACATAGACTCTACATCTAAATATCCAGATGGTGCTTCTCCATATACAGCAAACCtcgtggccaactacaagaaacgtttgacctctgtgattgtcaacaagggttttgccaccaagtactaagtcatgttttgcagaggggtcaaatacttatttccctcattaaaatgcaaataaatgtataacatttttgaGATGCATTtctctggattttgttgttgttattctgtctctcactgttcaaataaacctaccattaaaattatagactgatcatttctttgtcagtgggcaaacgtacaaaatcagcaggggatcaaatacttttttccctcactgtaacaCACAATGCCATTTCTATTGAACAGAGTTAAACTAGAGGATATGTTCCATATTTTACAACGGCAATCATCTAGTTTCCCGTGAAGCTATGTTCTGGTGGAAAAAGTGTCCTGTTTGGTTCAGCTGACTGTATTAGTGTTGTTCCTAGAAGTCTCAGTAACAGTGGTCAGAAGTTTCATGTGACAGACTTCTTGTTGCGGTGCGGGGTGACTAAGTCACAGACCTATGAGGTCATCATGCTATAGAATTATAGCCGAGAGCAACTCCCCCACATACCACACAGAGAGGaggtcaccaccaccaccacccacgtctctccctatctccatcAGAGAAGAAGGTAGCCATCATCCTCACCACCCTCGTCTCTCCCTATCTGCATCAGATAATAGCCAATTAAATTACTTTGATTTGAGCCAAAATGGCACATAAAGGAGTTTCTGCACGCGTCATATCAGTCTCTATCGGGTTATTTATCCGTGAATGGCGGATCCTTAGCATTTGGTGGCATTTGGTGGTATCTGTATCATGGGTTAAGTGCAGGTCATTTGTATGTTAATGGGTCATTGGCATGTAGTTAAAGTAAGTGTGTCTGAACGCCTCAGTGGAGCTGCAGCAGAGCTGTCGACAGAGGCTGACAGCAGCGTGATGTCAGACACGGTCATAGAAATAGTCTGGATAGAACAACAAGTAACAGTGTTTTAACACAATGCCAGGGGATTTGTAAGTGATCGCTGATCTAAGCGTTTGTTCACATATGGTTGCCACCACAAACActttagtattctgtgtttttacagtgttccagtgttctagcTATTAGGTATAAGATTTACcatgatgttggaacattgctacatGATTACCTAACAcaataaaaacataaaatacaaCAATAAATATGCCCTAGATTTTTTAATCTAAACATTTCCCCAATGTAATTAAACAGAATGTTGTCCCATCACAATAAACATACAGAATCTCTCATCCCTTATAGGCCTATAGCTCTTCCTATAAAGAGATGCAGGAAGTTGTATATCTTATGTTCTATGCAAATGTTTTGGGTATTAGCATACACAGCTGTAATTAAAGCATAATTACAGAGACAAATGGTTCTGTGATGCTCTGAGACTCGCTGCCTTggcacctctactctactctgtttatCAGCCTCTCCTTGTTTAGCCGGCTAAAACAGGTTTATGAAACAAGCATTGGAGCCGAGTGGAGCATCAATTGTTATCATTGCCTTGGAAAGCAAATAGGTAGCTATGCTGCAGCCGCTGTGGTCCGGCTGCGTCTCAattggcaccctaatccctatttactacactacttttgaccacagcgtagtgcacttcatagggaatagggtaccatttgagatgcagccctggtgttagaggagaggagagaaagccgGAGAGGGACCGGGACAAATGAGTGGTGAAAATGAGAGTGTGGAAATTGGAGAGGGATTAGCGTGGACGATAATGAAGCAATTAAAGAGAAACGCTGAGCACTCAGGTGCCTTTACCCAGGCAGTCACTCCTTCTCCAGCTGCTTTCAGAGCTCTACAACGCAAATATATCCCCACCGGTGAGGGGAGGAAACACTAATGTGTCATTcatgcagggagggaggagaagagacaacacaacacaaaacaacgcAAATATATCTCCACcggtgaggggaggagagtaaaCAATGTATCACTCATAAAAGGAGGAGGAGGCAACACAACACGACGAAACAGAAAATGGTAGAAAGTGGAAAGCATTTCAGACAAATGTATTCCTACTCCATAAGGAGGACAAGATGTCGATATTGCTCCCTTAACATGTTGTCTGAAAGAGGAGTTGCTGAGATCTGTGTTACTTTACATGTATCATTATTTTTAATATTGATGAATGTACTACATTGTTGAGGAAGCTagcacacaagcatttcgctgcacctttTATACCTGCAGTAAACTATGTGATTAATATAATTTTATTTGACCAATAAAGTATTTTTTATGCACACTTatgcagagcaacttacaggagcaattaggttgaagtgtcttgctcaagatgttttacctagtcagctcagggattcaaaccagcgacctttcggttgcCGTTCCATCCTCTGTGCCTATCCGGAGAGGCGGAGAGAGGAATGGGTTGATCAGAAGAGAAGACAGAAGCAGGGTTGatcagaagaggagagagaggcagggttgatcagaagagaagaggagagaggcagggttgatcagaagataagaggagagaggcagggttgatcagaagagaagaggagagaggcagagttgatcagaagagaagaagagagaggcagggttgatcagaagagaagaggagagaggcagagttgatcagaagagaagaggagagaggcagagttgatcagaagagaagaggagagaggcagggttgatcagaagagaagaggagagaggcagagttgatcagaagagaagacagaggcagggttgatcagaagagaagaggagagaggcagggttgatcagaagagaagaggagagaggcagagttgatcagaagagaagagagaggcagggttgatcagaagagaagaggagagaggcagggttgatcagaagagaagaggagagaggcagggttgatcagaagagaagaggagagaggaagggttgatcagaagagaagaagagagaggcagggttgatcagaagagaagagagaggcagagttgatcagaagagaagaggagagagaggcagggtt
This window encodes:
- the LOC139409782 gene encoding dentin sialophosphoprotein-like, with protein sequence MDSGDRGDSRDSRDSMDRGDSGDSWDSMDSEDSGERGDSGDSMDSRDRGDSRDSMDSMDSGDSRDSGDSMDSGDSGDSMDSGDSEDSMDSGNRGDGRDSMDSGDSGDSMDSGDSEDSGDRGDSRDSMDSMDSGDSMDSEDSMDSEDSEDSGDSRVSCSDLCDSPDVILILL